From the Triticum urartu cultivar G1812 chromosome 4, Tu2.1, whole genome shotgun sequence genome, the window CACCAAAAAGGGAAAGAGCTGTACAGCTGATCAAACGTCAGGCCGCCGTGTGTGCAGTGGCAGCTGACGCAGCTCTTTCCCTCCAGTGAGCATCTATAGCTTGGCTTCGACGATGATTTCCTCAACCAGCATGGCAACATTAGGATTAGCAGAGTCAAAGACACTGTGATTTTGCAATTCCTGAGTTGCCACATGGTCAGCAAAATCAGAGAGCACGCGCCTTGTACTTTATGTCTGTATTTGTTTCTAAATAAAGAGTCACTTTAAGATTATCACAGTAATGATGTACTTTAAGTCCTTTGGTCCCTTTTCCCTTCTTTCTTAAATTTTGATCTATATGTTCTTGACTTAGAGAAGATTCTCAGGTTGAGAACTTGGAGGCAGAGGTATCTGAATTCCGAAGAACTTTCGAAGATAAGCAAGAACAAGAAAAGGCAATGCTTGAGGTGCTGTTTTAGTGCCTTGGCTTTAGATTGCATAACACTCTCAACTTTGAAGTATTTTGTTCTGTCTTCTTGCTTAAAAAGTACACACATTTACTTGCCCATGCAGATTTTGTTAAGAATGGAGCAGGAGCAGAAAGTGACAGAAGATGCCCGCATAGCTGCTGAGCGAGATGCTGCTGAACAAAAATATGCTGCTCATTTGATCCAGGTTAACCTTGGAGCCGCTTTTTAAAGCTGTTTTCTGGAAGTGCTGTTTTTCCTTCTACTTGTACAACTTATACTGTCGGGGAAGGTGAGATGCATAAGGTTTCATACCTTGTATATGCAGGAGAAGTATGAAGCAGTTTTGATAGCGCTTTCACAAATGGAGAAGAGAGCTGTGATGGCAGAAACTATGTTGGAAGCTACAAAGCAGTACCAGGCCGGGCAGGTTAAAGCCGTCCAAACGTTCGCCCCAAAGTATGTTTTGGTTACTTAGCTGAAATCTTTCACCCTCCTAGTATTACCTAGTATTATTGCTGTGCTCTTTTCGAAATACAGTTGTGAACTTTTACACTGGGCAACGAGCACGACTAATTTGCTTTTCAGCTCATTGTATGTATCTTAATAGCTTGTGCTTTAGTTGGTTTCTTTTGTTTTCTCATTGTCGCGTTCTCTGTCAGCAGATATTGTGGTTATTGCTGATATTTCTCACTGATTTTTAATATTTAATTCTGCAAGTCTATGTTCACATGGTAACATTTCATTTTACTGGATTCTTTTGTAGGTCACCGCATGCAGACCTTGGGAAGATAAATCAAGAACCAAATCAAGATACACCTAACAAGAAAGTGGGCTTACTTTCTAGGGGGCTTGGATGGCTAGAAAAGAGCAAGGTACGTCGTAAAATGTGCAGTGCCCTAGGATACAATAGTTTGTTTATCTATACAGAAGGACCAACCTCTCTATGTAATCCTTGGAGAAAAGGAGAAGCAGTTAGATCAATATATTCACATAGCATTTTGAAATCATGACAATCCCAATGGTTCTTCTAGCTAGAAAGATGATAAAAAACCAAGGTGCTGTTGGTTCATTAATTTTCGAATTACTTTTATCAGGGAAAGTCGAATCCCACTGAAACGAATGAAGGCTAAACTCCTGTGGAATCAGGTAGAAAATCGTCGGTGCCAGCAAGGATCTTGATATCCATGAGTGATTGGGTTGCCCGATCGCCAGAAGAATCCATAGAAACCAGCTATTTTTTGTTGGCAGGAAGAATCAACTTATGTTTCCCATGAAGTTTTGCTGAAATTGTACTTTGTATCATATTGGGTTCAATGGTCAGATGGAGTTATGTTGGTAGGTCTCTCTTTGCAAGGCATCCATGTAAACTTTCTTCTCCGATTAGTTTCATTAAGATTGTCAATATTTAGTGTTACGGTTAGGAGAAAGAAAAAATACACACGAAACCCCCTGTGTTGTTAGGTTAGTTTGTGAGGATGTCATAGGGTTATACTGGGGAAGAGCATGTTTTGTTTCTCTTGTTGAAAGAGTTTTGCAAAAGCACTGTAAAGGAAATGATGTTCCAGTGTCTTATTTGTTCTTTCGATGCGCAACATATTCTTGTCATATGTTGCTTAGTGTAAAAGACAAAGTATCTGTTGATTATTGCCAGGAATGATCATTCACTATTTAGTAAAATATGGCATCTATATTTGTGTTTGTTTACATTTTGTGACCTGTCATGCCCATAGCATTCAGTCGCAGGACATGCAACTGCCTGGTACAAGAGTCAGGAACAGTTGGATAATAATCACCTGAAAAATGGCAGATAAAATAGGAGTAAACACTACATAGTGAAAAATATGCAATGACCTAGATTTTTGTGTTAGAAATGAAAAAAAGGAAGAGATTGAACCAAAATTTGTGGAGCACAACCTCAACAAAACCATCAACACTTTTAGGTACGGGCTGAAGAGCACATGTACATCAGCAACATGTCAACAAGAGGAGGAAGCGAAGATTAAGCGTCATGGAGATATCTTCAACTACTATGAAGCTATGTTCCCAAAACCACATATGACAAACCTCAGGCCCTTAACAAGGGACACATGGATATTTGCACCTACTCTACTCTATCTATTTAGCTTCTACAAACAAAACTTCCCCCCTCCAGCAATTCGGCCATATCGGAATGGGGAGTAGAGCCTATTCTTGATCAcgatatcatcatcatcatatcaaaGCCACAAACACTACATTGCTTTGCACTGGTGTCCCCATGACTATGATATACTACTAGTTCCTCTTATATATCTTCCCCGGGTTGGTGAACTTGAGCTGCTGACTGCTGGTGGGCTGGTCGCCGCGTTCTTCTGGACTTTGAGATGTGAGCAAGAGCGGCAGCTACGTCTGTAATCTGAGGTCTCTGGCTGGCTGTTGTATTCAGGCACATTCGAGCAACGGAAAGGACTTGGTACAATGATGTCATGCTGTACTGATTGCCAAGTGCTGGATCTGCCAACATTGCAAAATCCCTCCGGTTGATCAAAGGGGTGGCCTGAAATTATACACCAACAAGAGTCGCAACAATTAATCTTCATCGTAGAAAGGGAAACTCGTTTTACTTTTTAGACAAGGGTTCTTAAGATGTACATTAAAGGGGCAAACAAAAACTATATATGTTTCTGTCTAGTGTATGCCAAACTTATTGTGGCTTCCATATGAGGAATTATGGAGAAATGCCAAGAAGAATATTATCTCAGCAATGGCAAGACCAAATGTAATAAAAGAAGATAACAAATCTATAGTAATCAAATGGTTAAAAACTACTAATAAACTTATGATGCTTCTGCCAGTTTTCAGAAGCAAATAGAAATCAGAACTCACCAAAGATATACCAGGTAAACACAATATTGTCCTTGGTACAGCCATTATAGCATTGGGGGGAAGCAAGGAGTAGTTctataaaagaaaaaaaaacgcAGGAAATGATGCTTACCCATTCAGCAAGGCTACGCTCAGCTTTGATTCGACTCTGATCTAAAGCCTTTCTTCCTGTGATTACCTCCAGTATGACAACACCAAAGCTGTAAACATCTGACTTGATAGTCAACTGACCGCTCTCAAGATACTCCGGCGCACAATACCCAGGTGTACCCATCACTCTAGTTGAAACATGAGTATCGTCGCCAGTCGGACCTAGCTTTGCCAAGCCAAAGTCGGCCAGCTTTGGATGATATTCCTCACCAAGCAAAATATTCGCACACTTCACGTCACGGTTTATGATAGGAGGGTTGCAGTTAACATGCAAATGCTTCAGGCCTTGAGCTGCCCCAGCAAGTATATTTATCCTTGTATTCCAGTCAAGAGGCTTCTTATTAGGGGGAAGATCTGGGAAGATAAAAAACAAAACCGAATTCTGGTTAAAAAAGCTTCTGATTATTCTTCAAACAATataaatataaatatatatatatatatatatatatatagtagtTTAGTAACATACCAAAAATATGAGTTTCCAATGAACCCAGAGGCATGTATTCATAGACTAAAAGCCTCTGATCATCATCAGTGCAGAAGCCAACAAGCTTGACGAGATTCGGGTGATGCATCCTGCTCAACACCATAACTTCTGTGCAGAACTCTCTGTTCCCTTGCAATCCATTGGGGTTGAGAATCTTTATAGCAACCTGTTGCAGCAACATACAAGCGAATCATATAGTACACCATATCCTCTCACAAGCCTCACTTTTCATAACAAAACAACCTCAGTAAACCATAGCACAGAACGTCGACAACATTAAAAAATACGAAACAAAATGCTACCGCGATCCATTCTTGAACTCACATCAGTTTAACTTCTCATCACATTGTCGTTCATGTGACTAACAATTTAGCAAGAAAAAATCTTTTGTGTTTAATACATCTGTAATTCCAATTATTGAACTGCCCATAGAACACATGAACTCACCTCGTTGCCGTCCAGCACACCTTTATAAACCTTTCCGAACCCACCCTCTCCTAGAAAGTGATCTCGTGGGAAGCCCAATGTCGCCGCATTCAGCTCCTCGTAGGTGAAAGATAGGCGATTGGTATGCAGACCAGGGCTTGAGATGAACTTAGTGCGCACGGCCCCCTGACTGGCCTCTAATCTTGACATCTCTGCAGAAACAAAATAGATGCACCACCATTGTAGTTGTCAGCTATCACATGAAAAAGCCTAAACACTTCCATTATCCAAAACAACACCCGTTTATGTGGGAAATTATGAATCAGCAAAAAGGAACCGAACAATTCCAATTAGTATACAAGAACAAAAAGGTTTATTGTAAACAGAAAAGTCAAAATGACAGAAATAACACAATTCTTTACTCAACAATATCCATGTTGAAGCAATCATGCCATCTAATTATTTGTTTTTGAGTAAAGTATAGATGCATGGGGTTACCCAGTAATACACTAGGAACACATAGATGTATACAGTTGTACCTCATTAATAAGCACAATAAACAGGGGCAGCTATAAACAACATGTAACCTGTTTCATTTGGCATATCGTACTGCACATAttcaaaattttattttggtgtCTCACTTAAGTTTTCATCTATATCACCGAAATACAGGTTTGGCCAACACACCAATCCAACCATAGCAAGAAAAAGGGACAGAAATTTGACCGGGAACATGTATTATGTATACATCACACATAGCATCGCGATCGGGACACAGTGGTCCCCCCTCGTAATAACATTAATTTACTTCCTAAATAAAAATTTCCAGAATCAGAGAACATTTACTCACTAGCTAGTAAAATAATGTGCAGTTTCAATACCCAGAACAACACTTTCTGTTCTAGGAGGTTAGTTGGACGTTTGCACTGTTTTGGTCggcgccaccgccaccgccacggTGATTGTGtaggttttgggccactttggttATCTTCTTCTAAATATAGAAGAAGACTACGGATGTTCAAAAAAATATAGAAGACCTCAAGACTGTGCTTGACGTGTATTTTATAGAAAGAAGAAGAACCCCTAGGACCACAAGTTCATGGCGAAATTAATTACTCAATCGGTTGAAAATATACTGTATACCGCCAGTATATCTTGTCCTGCACACAGACCAATGAGATACTAAATGACTAGTAGAATGCCCCTAATTATTATCCTGATTTATTAAAATTAACTATATTCGATGTACTACATATTTTTCATGGTACATTAGCGAACAAGATCTCTCCATGCCCTGCAAACTTGAAAGTTGAAACAGTGGGAGTAGCCGATTGGTAAAAAAGTGAATTGAAGTGTCCAAAGATGCAGCAATTTCTTGATAGTATATCCAAAGATGTGCACATGCAAAGCAGAAAGAAAGGAACGCGTGAATCTTGTGCGGTTTCAGGGCCGAGAATCACACTTTCTTGGCGGAATCAATTACTTAATCGCGAAGAAATGGACTTGCACGAAATCCTAATTCCCAAGAATGCAACGACTCGAACGATTGCGCGTAGAATACCCAAAAATCACGAGGAAGCATTGCGGCATCCCAAATTCTGGGAACGAAGACGGGCACGGCCGCCCATGGCATGGCACTATTCCGCACACATTTCACGAACCAGACATCAAGGGAAGAAGCGCCAAAGAAACCACGGGATCAGCCGCGCAAGAACCCTCGCTCATAGACCACCGACGTCAGAAACGAACCAAGAATCCGATCAACCGCACGATGCCAAGAGACTACGTCGAGCGGCGGGGCCAAACTAGCAGGCCGCCGCGGCGAAGACACGGCCAAGAACCGGCGCCGCACCGGCGTCAtgggagaagaaggaggaggagaagaattCCCGCACCGCaaaggaagaggaggaagaaggaagaagccGCGCGCACGTACCAGCTGATGGCGAGGGCGtgggcgacggcgaggcggccggcgcgATCTGGGACGGCTTCTCGGCGGGCTCCTTCCTCCTGTCCCCCGCCGCGGCGCCCTTCTTCTGCGACGAGGTGCAGCACCCCATGGCCGTCCGCCTCGTCGGAATGCAGTGGTGGATGGAGGGAGGGAGTGAGGGATGGTGGAAGGGAAGTGCGCAGCGCAGGGTTTGAGAGCCGGAGGTTGGAACGGACGACAAGCGCAGGAAGAATGTGGGGGAGAAACGGACGAGACGAGACGACTCCGTCCTCCCTTTTGTCCACGACTCCGAGTAAGGACGGAAGGGATGCGCGCACTGTCCTCAGGTGCCGTCTGCTGCCtccgccacgccacgccacgcccgCCCCGCGTGACCGTTTTGCTTCCGTGGACACGCACGCGCACTCTCCGCTACGGGGGCGCGCCTTCGGACCTACGTTACGTACTTCCTCCAAGTACGCCTTCCTTTGGACTCTTCTTTTTCTCTCTTTGGTCTCTGTGAGTTCGCTCAGGCACGTCCTTCCTTGCGCCGCCTTCGCCGCCGCAGTCTGTTGGTCGCGGTTTCCGGGGGGGCTGGGCGAGGCGGAGATGGAGGAGTACGGCGGGGGGGACCTGCTGGGCGAGGCCATGTGCGCCGGCGcgcgggtggtggtggtggaggactGCGTGGAGGCGCCCGCCGCCTtcgtcctccacctcctcctcaagCGCGCGCTCGCCGcgggcggtggcggtggcgcggCGCTCCTCGCCCTCGCGCACCCCTTCTCGCACTACGACCGCATCCTCCGCAAGATGGTAAGCGCCCCGGCCGCTCACCCGCATTTCCCCGAGCACTTCCCGTGCTTGCTACCACCCTTACCATAACCTAACCACGGTCTCTGTCTCACACACACTTGTTACTTGGTGAGTACTGCAGAGCTGTACCATGTCTTAGTTGAGAAATTATGTAAGCATGCGCTTACTTGCATCGATTGATCGGCTCGATGGGGCCAAAATCAAAGTGTATTGAGCTGTAAATAAATGGGTGATAGCCCATCAGAAAATTTGACAAGGTGATCTGGGTATAGAATCTACTCGTAGATAAATTCCTGCTCTAATCTGAATGTGGAACGGAAGTTGCTGTCGTAAATCAAACTCCGTTGCCGAGCATCATCCATCATAGCAGTGAACCATTGGGTTTAAGCATAAAGCTTGATGTCAGAACTGTATAGTTGTGTTGCCAGGAAGCCAGTACTGAGTGAACTGGCAGCAATAGCTCGATGTCTGTGACACTTCGGTATTTCAACAACTAGCTCATCCAGAACCAGAAGGTTTAGCAAGTTTGCACAAGTTAAATCTAACTTTGATTGCTGCACTGGAGGCTGGACTGACCATTCAGCAAACGTGTATTTTTTGATTTCTACCAgtattgtggcctagtttaaaTGTTGGACGGCTTATGATTTCGTCTCCTGAAATTTTCCAGGGCTGTAACTTATCCATGCATAGGAAGAGTGAGAGGCTTCATTTCTTTGACTTGCAGGCGTTCCCAGGCAAGCAATCTTTGAGTACCTTGTTTCTCCAAATGCTGCATCATTGTTAACAAGTCGCTGATTTGCATGCTTCTTTACTCAGGTGGAACAAGGGGAGGTGCCATTGCTGATAGCTTAGCTCAGCTGTATAGTGCTGTTCAGAGAGTGGTGGAGACATACAGGGCTGGGGAAAATGCAGGTCGGCTCACGGTTATGATAGATGATGTTTCACTCTTGGAAGTTGCTGCCAATGGTTCTGCAGATGATGTCTTGGACTTCTTGCATTATTGTGTGACACTTACGTCTGAGATGGTAAAACTGAATCTGCCAATCACTGCCAGTACTCTTTCTTCAGAGCATATTCACATTTTTTTACACCTTGCTTGTGTCTTGGCAGAATTGCTTGCTTGTGGTTCTTATTCATGAGGATATTTATTCAAGCGAGGATGGTGTGGGACTTCTGGCACATCTGCGCTATATTGCGGATCTTGTGATTAAAGCAGCACCTCTGAGCACTGGTTTAGCCGCTGATGTTCATGGACAGGTCGGTTCTTGATCACCACTCTGCATACTTTCGGTTCTTGGTTTGATTTTTTGAGCCACTATATATAGCTGTGAATTTACTCCAGCGAACATTGGTCTTATTGTGAATGATGGCACTTGGCACCGTCCATTTTATTTACAGTTGACAAGCGTTTCATTCTTTTGTCAACAGCTGTCAGTGGTAAACAAAGGAATGCTCATCGAGCAGAGGCCGGCGAAAGGGCAGAAAGTTTGGAACTTCCATTTTAAGGTGAAGGAAAACGGCGCAGACTTCTTCTACCCAGGGAGCAGACATTAGAACTTTGGCCACAGTAAAACTGCACAGCAGATATCACTTCAGTGATGCCAGTTGATGCGTCGCTCGTTATGTTGAAGTTGCCCTGTTTTAAGGAATATCATGGAAAGGAAAGTAGCATTGCCTGGTTCAGGACTCGCATCGTTGCGTCTCTTTTTGCCTTTTTTTAGGAAGTTTGTGTTGCCTTTATTCATTGGAAAAGGGGGTGTACACAACATTGTAAGCCTGTGATATGGAGTATTCGAGCAGACGCTAGGGGAACTGCAATGCCAAAACATCAGTACTCCCTTTGTAAAGTTGTGATCTAAAAGGTCtcatattactccctccgtaaagaaatatatgATCGTTTAAATCATTATATTAGTGATTTAAACAAgcttaggcctcctttggtttggaggaatttcataggaattctagaggatagaatttttataggattttttcctttagagccctttggttcataggaatggattcctattcctacataggattggttcctatcctccacatttcataggaaaataaaaatgagcctagactcaatggaaaaattcctttggtgtcaaccaaatgacatcttgtttcctattcctactcataggatttgagatacatgtcatctcatttcctacaagattcctattcctacgataatcctatcctatgaaccaaaagaggccttaTATTTCTCTACAGAGGGAGTAGAAGTGAAGTGCAACCTTTTGACTTTAGAACACCACCTTGTCAGTTATATCAGCTTGGTCAAGGTTGAATGATTTAACATGCATTATGTATATAGATAGATATGAGTGACAACTTGGCTACTGGCTTGCTCCTTCTTAAGACTCTTCTTGAGTAAGACTAAGCATATCTATCTCTCCAAGAGAACTGAAGATCGCAAACAATAACGAGGGGTAACATGCATGGTGCTTACTACGACGGACGGCCACATAGATTAGATATTACAAATTTTCATCTGGAGTCAGCCGGCCAGGGACAATAATCATACGGGTGGGTCTTTATTTGTTGAGCACTCTAATGTGAGAGTCAATAACCTATGTACGTATGTAGTAACATTCGCTACAGAAGGGAGGGTCGTGTCATCTGTCTGCTGCTTGGCCTGCGTCATCTTCTTGTCCAGACTGTCGGACGAATTGCCCACGGACACGTGGCCGCTGCTCGGCAAGTCTCTTCCTGCTTTGGTACCGCACCTGAAAATAGCCAAGCAGATGAGGCCGTCAATACAAACCATCAGAAACGTCCAATGCATCAGCAGATAAAATCGCACTCCCCAAGGCACTATCAATTGCATTTCCTACGCCTATGCTGCTACGCTATTCCGTTTGCTGGCCTGCCATTACATTTTTGGAAGCAACATAAAGCTCATGTTTCTCTCTCGCTCTTTCtctttttgttttgttttgacaAAATTAAGCGTTTCTCTCTTTCAGAAGTAAGAAGTTAATATTCATCATCGTCATGACATAAATAACCGAGTAGGTTCTAGTTTGCGTCCAACTACTTGGAAAACATTCCTGGTCATTCATACTATACTAAATCAAACTGAAAGGGGCCTAATTTTTGAAGTCCCTGCTTTAGAAAGCATGTAGCTGAAAATAGATTTACCTTTTTCCCGAAGTTCCTCTCTTTCCGCTTCTGCCTGAATTTGTTCACTGCAGCTTCTCGTTGGC encodes:
- the LOC125552044 gene encoding serine/threonine-protein kinase PBL27-like; translation: MGCCTSSQKKGAAAGDRRKEPAEKPSQIAPAASPSPTPSPSAEMSRLEASQGAVRTKFISSPGLHTNRLSFTYEELNAATLGFPRDHFLGEGGFGKVYKGVLDGNEVAIKILNPNGLQGNREFCTEVMVLSRMHHPNLVKLVGFCTDDDQRLLVYEYMPLGSLETHIFDLPPNKKPLDWNTRINILAGAAQGLKHLHVNCNPPIINRDVKCANILLGEEYHPKLADFGLAKLGPTGDDTHVSTRVMGTPGYCAPEYLESGQLTIKSDVYSFGVVILEVITGRKALDQSRIKAERSLAEWATPLINRRDFAMLADPALGNQYSMTSLYQVLSVARMCLNTTASQRPQITDVAAALAHISKSRRTRRPAHQQSAAQVHQPGEDI
- the LOC125552045 gene encoding elongator complex protein 6, giving the protein MEEYGGGDLLGEAMCAGARVVVVEDCVEAPAAFVLHLLLKRALAAGGGGGAALLALAHPFSHYDRILRKMGCNLSMHRKSERLHFFDLQAFPGGTRGGAIADSLAQLYSAVQRVVETYRAGENAGRLTVMIDDVSLLEVAANGSADDVLDFLHYCVTLTSEMNCLLVVLIHEDIYSSEDGVGLLAHLRYIADLVIKAAPLSTGLAADVHGQLSVVNKGMLIEQRPAKGQKVWNFHFKVKENGADFFYPGSRH